In Streptomyces venezuelae, the sequence CCGCGCCCGCGAGGGCGATGCCGAGCCATTCCCAGCGTCCGTCCAGGGCCACGAGGGCGATCAGGAGCAACGCGTACCAGGAGTAGCCGGGGGTGAGGAGCGCGAAGGCCCAGCCGGTGACCAGGAGGGCGCCGCTCCACGGGCGCCGGGGGTCGCCGCGCCACATCACGTACAGGGACACGCCAGCCATGGCGGCGAGGAGCACCGGGAGCGCCCAGCTGTCGGGCAGGAGGAGGCGCAGCAGGGCGTAGCGGGAGCCGTCCGAGGGGTCGTCGTAGCCCTCCTCGTCCACGTAGCCGCCGAGGTAGCCGAGGACGGAGCCGTGCGAGAGGAGGACGTAGGGGAGGTAGGCCAGCAGGGTGAAGGCGGCGGCGGGGACCAGGACGGCGGCCGCGTCGCGGACCCGGCGCACCCCGGACAGCGCGCCCGGCAGGACGACCGCGGGCATGAGTTTGGTGGCGACGGCGGCGCCGAGCACCAGGCCTCCGGCGGCCCGGCGGCGCAGGCCGCGCTCCGCGACGAGACCGAGACCGGTCACGGCGAGCAGCACGCCGAGCACGTCCACGTGCGCGTTGTTCACGGCTTCGATCGGTACGGCGGGACACCAGGCCCAGTACGCGGCGTGGCGCGGGTCCCCGCCCCGGCGGCGCAGGATCAGCAGCAGCGCGCCCGTCACACCGAGGGAGAGGAGCCCGGCCCCGGTCTGGAGCGGCTTGTGCCGGGCTCCGGCCGGGGAGAGCCGGTCGACCACCAGGAAGTACGCCTCGGCCACGGGCGGGTAGATGGTGTGCACGGCGGGCCGGTTGATGCGGGTGCAGTGCGGGACGGGCCCGCCGCCGGGAATCGGGGCGCGGTCCGGTCCCGTGCAGGCGGCGCCCGTCGGGAAGAGCCAGGGGTCCCGCAGGCGGGCCGGTTCCGGGTC encodes:
- a CDS encoding glycosyltransferase 87 family protein, with the protein product MKPRTVPTALAALAALTAVLVLAIRHDGYFTDSVGLFLRYAVCWALFALALLALRGVPADRVVPLLLAGAVAVAVTGLVAPPRTSTDSYRYAWDGRVQSAGISPYDHAPQDPEPARLRDPWLFPTGAACTGPDRAPIPGGGPVPHCTRINRPAVHTIYPPVAEAYFLVVDRLSPAGARHKPLQTGAGLLSLGVTGALLLILRRRGGDPRHAAYWAWCPAVPIEAVNNAHVDVLGVLLAVTGLGLVAERGLRRRAAGGLVLGAAVATKLMPAVVLPGALSGVRRVRDAAAVLVPAAAFTLLAYLPYVLLSHGSVLGYLGGYVDEEGYDDPSDGSRYALLRLLLPDSWALPVLLAAMAGVSLYVMWRGDPRRPWSGALLVTGWAFALLTPGYSWYALLLIALVALDGRWEWLGIALAGAACYLLAPVLGHRPALSATAYGAAVAVILVAAALRRRRGSGRPGAGADRSHEPVRNA